The following nucleotide sequence is from Paenibacillus odorifer.
TTTGGGACATTCTTCCGCTGGCGCAACAAATCTACAGACAGAGTCAATCCTTGATCATACCCCGGGGCAATAGAAGCAAATGCCAGTATTGTACCTTTGGCGTTCCGCAGCACCGCAATGGGAGCCAGTTGCAGATAGTCGACCTTAAACCAGCCTAACGAATAACCCTTTTCCGCTCGGCCATTCAACCACTCGTCCGAAATCGCTCGCAGTTCTCTCAGCAAACTATCAGCAAGCGGCGCTTCTGTAATTTCAACAAACATGCCTTCCCGTTCAAAACGATCGCTTACACTTTGCAGATCACCTTTCTTCAGACCACTGAGTGCAATGTTATCAAGGCTTATCACTGCCTCTTCACCCAGCTTAAAAAAGCGATAGCCCTGCTCCTGATAGACCGATAAAAAAGCAGGTGAAGCTTGATAGAAAACTACAACCAGACCATACTGATCTGCAGCTTGTCTAAATTCACTGATGGCTTCATTTATTAAGCTTCTCTCTCCCAGCGGATCACCCAGCACAACGAGCTTATCCCTAACTCTGGCGAAAGCGAGCAGCACTTTATCGTTCTGAGCCCAGAAGAAGCCCTTATCACCCAAAAATAACGTATGCGTTAAGGTATTGCCTTGAACTCCATCTAGAAAATGTTTCAGTTTAGCTACATCCAAGGTCCCGAACAGCTCGTTCTCCTTATGATGGGGCCTGAGGTTTACCCACATTATGAGCAGTACCCAAGACAAGACCAATCCTCCCACTGCCGTAAATGCAACATGACTATACCGCTGCAACCATTCAGGCTGTACACCCGGAGGCAGATGCTTCAGAAATCCACGATGTACATAACAGCCCATCAGATAGTAGCTTAGTGCAATTACTGAGGTGAGGGCAAACCACCAGATCGCGCTCTGTCTGCTGATTGGCGCACTAATCCGATAAAACCGCGATCTGGAAATCCAAAGAATAAGCGCTACTATAAGTAACAAAAGCGCCTCTTCATAATCAAAACCCTTAGTGACTGCAAACAACGATCCAATAAACAGAAGTACGCTAGTCCATACATATGCACTATGAACCCGCAATGTAATGCCCCGCGACAATAAAATCAGCATAAAACCAATAAGTACTGACAGATGATGAGATAGCTGCATTACCGGAAACGGCAATATTTCCTCCGTAATCTTCAACCTATACAGCAATCCGGGTACTGCTGCAGATAGTAAGAGAATAAGCCCGCTAGCTAGTACCAGCTTGCCAAGAGCCCACATCCCAAGATCGCTCAGAAAGGTATACTGACCCGGCCAGCCCCAGATCTTCTGCCATTTGTTAAGAGAGGGTTCGAACCCTGGAACTGAACGATCTTGATCCTTTTTTCCTTGCAGGCCAATTTCCAGTGCAGCCAGCACCAATCCGATCAACCAAGGAATGACATAATAAAACAATCGAAAGATGACAAGCACCGCCATCGCCTTATCGGTCTGGTAGCCAAGCTGTGTCAGCCCGAGCAAGGCAATAAGGTCAAATGCACCGATACCGCCGGGTGCCATACTCAAGATGCCGGCAATGGCAGCAATCGTAAATATACCAAAGATAGCTATAAAATGGACCTCATCCAAGAGATGGCTGCTGATGGTCCAAAACGTCACGCCAGCAAAGCTCCATTCCAGAAAGGAAGCACCGACGGAATTAACGACTGTAAGCCATGGTGTTCTACCTTTTCCCCGGTTAATCCATTTCGCATAAAGCGATGAGCGCTGTACAAACACAAAAACCGGCAAATAAAGCGCCATTCCCCATACTGCAAACACCAGCCAGCGATGTTCTTCCATCAAAGCCGTTGCCGGGAGTAAACCAAAGATATTCGCCCACGAAAGTAGCGATAACCCGGTAATCATAAGCGGCGACAGAAATACAATGGCGGGTGTTAGCACGGAGGTCGGCACCCCGCTTTTTTTATACAGCAGCGTCCTTAAACCAACTCCAGCCAGACCCGCAAACCCAATCAAGTTATTAAATGTATTAGCAATCCATGCATACCGAAAGGTACTCCACAGCCCTACTTTTAAACGAAAATGTGCCCGAATCAAATAATCATAAGCACTCATCACAGCTACGGAAAGAAGTGCAAAACCAATCATTTGCAAAATAGCAGACGTAGGTACTCGCCTTAGTTCACGCATTATAAGTCCTAAATGAACCTGCTTCAGCTCATGTTGTCCCTCCCAGTATACGAACGCTATGATAGCCACTGGAAAAAGGGCTCTGACCGCCCGGATCCGATAGATAGATAAGATCAGTCTTACAATTTTGAATCTTTCTAATGTCTGTTGCTTTGAATGCATGAGCCCACCTGCCTTTACCGCTGACACACGTTGTGCTAGACAATTTTTACAACTAGTCCATTATAGCAATTCTTGGAATAGAAGACCCGTGATAATCAACACCTACTCTATTAGACTGCCAGCAAATCCCTAACCCCTGCAACAGTTAAAGATTTTTTGGGAAATGAGGATAAGCATAGTTAATATATTACGAAGCTGGACAGATCAATATGACGGAACTTTATTTTAGCGGTATCTTTCTAGTATTGGCCAACAATGTGATAAAAGAACATTTAAATTGTAGTCTAAACTTAAAAATACATAACAAAAAGGACATCCCTCACGGCAAAGGATGCCCTTTTTGTTATGTAACACGACTTAGTATGGTTTATACACGAATATCAAATCTGCCTTGGCTATTCGTTGTTGCGGTAGCGATCTCTTGCGGGCTTGCCGCAGCAAGCGCGTTGTTTGCAGGTTTGGCAGGTGCTTCTGCACTACTGCTTGCTGCGGAAGCACTGCTCTGCGACTTCTGGGAAATTTGTGCCTCGATTTGCTTGATCTGCTGCTCAATTTGTTT
It contains:
- the mprF gene encoding bifunctional lysylphosphatidylglycerol flippase/synthetase MprF — translated: MHSKQQTLERFKIVRLILSIYRIRAVRALFPVAIIAFVYWEGQHELKQVHLGLIMRELRRVPTSAILQMIGFALLSVAVMSAYDYLIRAHFRLKVGLWSTFRYAWIANTFNNLIGFAGLAGVGLRTLLYKKSGVPTSVLTPAIVFLSPLMITGLSLLSWANIFGLLPATALMEEHRWLVFAVWGMALYLPVFVFVQRSSLYAKWINRGKGRTPWLTVVNSVGASFLEWSFAGVTFWTISSHLLDEVHFIAIFGIFTIAAIAGILSMAPGGIGAFDLIALLGLTQLGYQTDKAMAVLVIFRLFYYVIPWLIGLVLAALEIGLQGKKDQDRSVPGFEPSLNKWQKIWGWPGQYTFLSDLGMWALGKLVLASGLILLLSAAVPGLLYRLKITEEILPFPVMQLSHHLSVLIGFMLILLSRGITLRVHSAYVWTSVLLFIGSLFAVTKGFDYEEALLLLIVALILWISRSRFYRISAPISRQSAIWWFALTSVIALSYYLMGCYVHRGFLKHLPPGVQPEWLQRYSHVAFTAVGGLVLSWVLLIMWVNLRPHHKENELFGTLDVAKLKHFLDGVQGNTLTHTLFLGDKGFFWAQNDKVLLAFARVRDKLVVLGDPLGERSLINEAISEFRQAADQYGLVVVFYQASPAFLSVYQEQGYRFFKLGEEAVISLDNIALSGLKKGDLQSVSDRFEREGMFVEITEAPLADSLLRELRAISDEWLNGRAEKGYSLGWFKVDYLQLAPIAVLRNAKGTILAFASIAPGYDQGLTLSVDLLRQRKNVPNGTVDYLLVCMLEWAKSKGYRRFNLGNTPLSSSGGQDPGALKEEKLAHQVFNRGGHGHGYGFARLRRYKEKFNPEWEPRYLAYPASLTLPVLTLDLVRLVSRHPEHKANN
- a CDS encoding FlxA-like family protein, with protein sequence MSISAVSGSTSYTTSTSSATDTSALEKQKAKLEAELDKIDASSDDAKTKETKTKQIEQQIKQIEAQISQKSQSSASAASSSAEAPAKPANNALAAASPQEIATATTNSQGRFDIRV